In Bacillota bacterium, the sequence GGTGGAGGCGGCCCGGGCCCTGGTCTATGCCACGGCGCGCATGATCGATGCCGGGGCGAAGAATGTCTCCAAGGAGTCCTCCATGGCTAAAGTCTTTGCTTCTGATGTGGCTATGAAGGTGACCACCGATGCGGTGCAGGTCTTAGGCGGTTACGGCTATATGAAGGAGTATCCCGTGGAGAAGATGATGCGGGACGCCAAGATCACCCAGATCTACGAGGGAACTAACCAAATTCAGAGGAATATCATTGGACAGGAACTGATTAAAGAATCCCTGCGCGGATAGATAGGCAGGTGGACGTGTTGAATATTATAGTGTGCATCAAACAAGTGCCGGATCCGGAGCAGGCTAAGATCGATCCCAAGACGGGGTTAGTGGTCCGGAGCGGTGTGAAAAAGATTCTCAATCCCTTTGATCTTTACGCCATTGAGGCGGCCCTACGGCTGAAAGAGGCCCAGGGGGGCAAGGTCACCGCCTTGAGCATGGGTCCCCCCGATGCGGCGGAGGCCCTAAAGGAAGCTGTATCCCTAGGCGTAGATGAGGCGGTGTTATTAAGCCATCGGGACTTTGCCGGGGCCGATACCCTGGCCACTTCCTACACCCTGGCCCGGGCCATCGAAAGGCTAAGCCCCTTTGACTTAATAGTCTGTGGCCGGCAGGCCATCGATGGGGATACGGCCCAGACGGGACCGGGTATGGCGGAGCAGTTAGGGATCCCCCATGTGACCGAGGTCCGGAAGATCCTTTCGGTAGAGCGCGCTCATTTGGTGGTGGAACGGATCATTGAGCAGGGCTATGCCACCATCCGGCTGCCGCTGCCGGCCCTGATCACCACCGTGAAGGAGTTGAATGAGCCGCGGCTTCCTTCCCTGCGGGGGATGATGCGGGCCAAGAAGTTCCAGGTACCCGTCTGGGGTCCGGAAGACATCGGGGCGGATCCGGCGAAGATCGGCAGCCGGGGGTCACCCACCCAGGTGTACCGCACCTTTGCCCCTACGGTGGGGGTGGAGGGTGAGAGGTTGGAGGGGACGCCCCGGGAACAGGCCCGGGCTCTGCTGGAAAAATTGGGTCTATTACATTGAGCCTGGAAGGCGGTGAAGTAACCGATGTCTATCAAAGTGACCGACGCGTGCATCG encodes:
- a CDS encoding electron transfer flavoprotein subunit beta/FixA family protein, whose product is MNIIVCIKQVPDPEQAKIDPKTGLVVRSGVKKILNPFDLYAIEAALRLKEAQGGKVTALSMGPPDAAEALKEAVSLGVDEAVLLSHRDFAGADTLATSYTLARAIERLSPFDLIVCGRQAIDGDTAQTGPGMAEQLGIPHVTEVRKILSVERAHLVVERIIEQGYATIRLPLPALITTVKELNEPRLPSLRGMMRAKKFQVPVWGPEDIGADPAKIGSRGSPTQVYRTFAPTVGVEGERLEGTPREQARALLEKLGLLH